The following proteins come from a genomic window of Triticum aestivum cultivar Chinese Spring chromosome 6A, IWGSC CS RefSeq v2.1, whole genome shotgun sequence:
- the LOC123130913 gene encoding tryptamine benzoyltransferase 1-like, with the protein METTYPEKKRKEMETTASKMVKPVYSAPHPLAGEMIPLTLFDRAAMDIFVSLILVYPAPTPSNEALMEGLRRAVAPYPHLAGRLAVDRSGRRSIHLNNDGVLVLDAEVPVDMASVVADCCFTATTEGLYPALPPPGENIGAALLQIKLNRYKCGGLVIGIIHHHHAADGHSFSNFLTTWASAVRQASDFTAPSPSLDRAATAVPRSVPTPAFDHRCTEFSGEEDGCRSSSYSHPTCKIKNLTLRFTAQFVTELKARVGAPCSTFQCLLAHVWKKITAARRLKPDEFTQVRVAVDCRGRANHAVPPDFFGNMVLWAFPRLQVRDVLGWTYGGVVGAIRDAIGRVDAAYIQSFVDFGSLADVNREELAATAPTSGTMLCPDLEVDSSLGFRFHQIDLGHGPPSAFLMPDLPVEGLMTFVPSCSAKGGVDVHMAVAEGHVAALEHICYSLDERAKPKL; encoded by the exons ATGGAGACGACTTAcccggaaaagaaaagaaaagaaatggagACGACCGCCAGCAAGATGGTGAAGCCGGTGTACTCGGCGCCGCACCCGCTCGCAGGCGAGATGATCCCGCTGACGCTCTTCGACCGCGCCGCCATGGACATCTTTGTTTCCCTCATCCTCGTGTACCCCGCGCCGACTCCGTCCAACGAGGCGCTCATGGAGGGCCTGCGCAGGGCTGTCGCGCCGTACCCTCACCTGGCCGGACGGCTCGCCGTCGACCGCTCAGGCAGGCGTTCCATCCACCTCAACAACGACGGCGTGCTTGTCCTGGACGCCGAGGTCCCTGTCGATATGGCGAGCGTGGTCGCCGACTGCTGCTTTACCGCCACCACCGAGGGCCTGTACCCTGCACTGCCGCCCCCGGGG GAGAACATCGGGGCGGCGCTGCTGCAGATCAAGCTGAACCGGTACAAGTGCGGCGGCCTCGTGATCGGcatcatccaccaccaccacgcggCCGACGGCCACTCCTTCAGCAACTTCCTCACCACCTGGGCCAGCGCAGTTCGCCAAGCCAGCGACTTCACCGCCCCGTCCCCTTCCCTCGACCGCGCGGCGACCGCCGTGCCTCGGAGCGTGCCGACACCGGCGTTCGACCACCGGTGCACCGAGTTCAGCGGAGAAGAAGACGGCTGTCGTAGCTCCTCCTACTCCCACCCCACGTGCAAGATCAAGAATCTCACGCTGCGCTTCACGGCCCAGTTCGTCACAGAGCTCAAGGCCCGCGTCGGCGCCCCATGCAGCACGTTCCAGTGCCTTCTCGCGCACGTGTGGAAGAAGATCACGGCGGCGCGCCGCCTGAAGCCCGACGAGTTCACGCAGGTCAGGGTGGCCGTGGACTGCCGGGGCAGGGCCAACCATGCCGTCCCGCCGGACTTCTTCGGGAACATGGTGCTGTGGGCATTCCCGAGGCTCCAAGTCCGGGACGTCCTGGGCTGGACCTACGGCGGCGTGGTAGGTGCCATCCGCGACGCCATTGGGCGCGTCGACGCCGCGTACATCCAGTCGTTCGTGGACTTCGGGAGCTTGGCGGACGTGAACCGAGAGGAGCTCGCGGCCACGGCGCCAACCTCCGGCACGATGCTCTGCCCGGACCTGGAGGTGGACAGCAGTCTGGGTTTCAGGTTCCACCAGATTGACCTCGGCCATGGGCCGCCATCCGCGTTCCTCATGCCGGACTTGCCCGTCGAGGGGCTCATGACGTTTGTGCCATCGTGCTCAGCCAAGGGCGGCGTCGACGTCCACATGGCCGTCGCCGAGGGTCACGTCGCGGCGCTTGAGCATATATGCTACTCCTTGGACGAAAGAGCTAAACCGAAGTTGTAA